The following proteins are co-located in the Betta splendens chromosome 9, fBetSpl5.4, whole genome shotgun sequence genome:
- the LOC114861502 gene encoding peroxisome proliferator-activated receptor alpha-like isoform X2 produces the protein MAGDLYSPPSPLGDSLMGSPLCGDLMEDLGDISHSIGADTLGFDFPQYQSPGSLDTLTPASSPSSGGCGAAGPEENPGPLNLECRVCSDKASGFHYGVHACEGCKGFFRRTIRLKLEYDRCERNCKIQKKNRNKCQYCRFHKCLSVGMSHNAIRFGRMPQAEKLKLKAESRTVEKEVKSPMLADHRILVGQIHEAYMKNFNMNKAKARLILTGKNGKPPFVIHDMETFQQAEKTLAAHMVNGSDPEPKAGRRHQTGEGAAGRGELQQLEAEARLFHCCQSTSVETVTELTEFAKAVPGFQSLDLNDQVTLLKYGVYEALFTLLASCMNKDGLLVARGGGFITREFLKSLRRPFSDMMEPKFQFAIRFNSLELDDSDLALFVAAIICCGDRPGLVEVRLVEQLQESIVQALRLHLLANHPDDAFLFPRLLQKLADLRELVTEHAELVQDIKTTEDASLHPLLQEIYRDMY, from the exons ATGGCCGGGGACCTGTACAGCCCCCCGTCCCCCCTGGGAGACTCCCTGATGGGCAGCCCCCTGTGCGGAGACCTGATGGAGGACCTGGGCGACATCTCCCACTCTATTGGTGCCGACACGCTGGGATTCGACTTCCCACAGTACCAGAGCCCCGGTTCACtgg ACACCTTGACCCCAGCCTCCAGTCCATCGTCGGGGGGGTGTGGAGCAGCGGGCCCCGAGGAGAACCCCGGCCCCCTCAACCTGGAGTGCAGGGTGTGCTCAGACAAGGCCTCGGGCTTCCACTACGGCGTGCACGCATGCGAGGGCTGCAAG GGATTCTTCAGGAGGACCATCAGGTTGAAGCTGGAGTACGACCGGTGCGAGCGCAACTGCAAGATCCAGAAGAAGAACCGTAACAAGTGCCAGTACTGCCGCTTCCACAAGTGCCTCTCCGTCGGCATGTCCCACAACG CGATCCGCTTCGGTCGGATGCCGCAGgcggagaagctgaagctgaaggccGAGAGCAggacggtggagaaggaggtgaaAAGCCCCATGTTGGCCGACCACAGGATCCTGGTGGGGCAGATCCACGAAGCCTACATGAAGAACTTCAACATGAACAAGGCCAAAGCGCGGCTCATACTCACCGGGAAAAACGGCAAGCCG cCTTTTGTCATCCACGACATGGAGACGTTCCAACAGGCAGAGAAGACGCTAGCGGCCCATATGGTGAACGGGTCCGACCCGGAGCCCAAGGCCGGCCGCCGCCATCAGACTGGGGAGGGGGCCGCAGGGCGTGgggagctccagcagctggaggccgaggCCAGGCTCTTCCACTGCTGCCAGAGCACCTCGGTGGAGACGGTGACGGAGCTGACGGAGTTCGCCAAGGCGGTGCCGGGGTTCCAGAGCCTGGACCTGAACGATCAG GTCACCCTGCTGAAGTATGGTGTTTATGAAGCCCTCTTCACCCTCCTGGCCTCGTGCATGAACAAAGACGGCCTCCTGGTTGCCCGCGGTGGAGGCTTCATCACCCGGGAGTTCCTCAAAAGCCTCCGCCGGCCGTTTAGCGACATGATGGAGCCCAAGTTCCAGTTTGCAATACGCTTTAACTCTCTGGAGCTGGACGACAGCGACCTGGCCCTGTTTGTGGCTGCGATTATCTGCTGCGGAG ATCGTCCAGGCCTGGTGGAGGTGCGcctggtggagcagctgcaggagagcatCGTCcaggcgctgcggctccacctGCTGGCCAACCACCCCGACGACGCCTTCCTCTTTCCCCGGCTCCTGCAGAAGCTGGCCGACCTCCGGGAGCTGGTCACCGAGCACGCCGAGCTGGTGCAGGACATCAAGACCACGGAGGACGCGTCGCTGCaccctctgctgcaggagattTACAGAGACATGTACTGA
- the LOC114861502 gene encoding peroxisome proliferator-activated receptor alpha-like isoform X1, with the protein MAGDLYSPPSPLGDSLMGSPLCGDLMEDLGDISHSIGADTLGFDFPQYQSPGSLDTLTPASSPSSGGCGAAGPEENPGPLNLECRVCSDKASGFHYGVHACEGCKGFFRRTIRLKLEYDRCERNCKIQKKNRNKCQYCRFHKCLSVGMSHNAIRFGRMPQAEKLKLKAESRTVEKEVKSPMLADHRILVGQIHEAYMKNFNMNKAKARLILTGKNGKPQPFVIHDMETFQQAEKTLAAHMVNGSDPEPKAGRRHQTGEGAAGRGELQQLEAEARLFHCCQSTSVETVTELTEFAKAVPGFQSLDLNDQVTLLKYGVYEALFTLLASCMNKDGLLVARGGGFITREFLKSLRRPFSDMMEPKFQFAIRFNSLELDDSDLALFVAAIICCGDRPGLVEVRLVEQLQESIVQALRLHLLANHPDDAFLFPRLLQKLADLRELVTEHAELVQDIKTTEDASLHPLLQEIYRDMY; encoded by the exons ATGGCCGGGGACCTGTACAGCCCCCCGTCCCCCCTGGGAGACTCCCTGATGGGCAGCCCCCTGTGCGGAGACCTGATGGAGGACCTGGGCGACATCTCCCACTCTATTGGTGCCGACACGCTGGGATTCGACTTCCCACAGTACCAGAGCCCCGGTTCACtgg ACACCTTGACCCCAGCCTCCAGTCCATCGTCGGGGGGGTGTGGAGCAGCGGGCCCCGAGGAGAACCCCGGCCCCCTCAACCTGGAGTGCAGGGTGTGCTCAGACAAGGCCTCGGGCTTCCACTACGGCGTGCACGCATGCGAGGGCTGCAAG GGATTCTTCAGGAGGACCATCAGGTTGAAGCTGGAGTACGACCGGTGCGAGCGCAACTGCAAGATCCAGAAGAAGAACCGTAACAAGTGCCAGTACTGCCGCTTCCACAAGTGCCTCTCCGTCGGCATGTCCCACAACG CGATCCGCTTCGGTCGGATGCCGCAGgcggagaagctgaagctgaaggccGAGAGCAggacggtggagaaggaggtgaaAAGCCCCATGTTGGCCGACCACAGGATCCTGGTGGGGCAGATCCACGAAGCCTACATGAAGAACTTCAACATGAACAAGGCCAAAGCGCGGCTCATACTCACCGGGAAAAACGGCAAGCCG cagcCTTTTGTCATCCACGACATGGAGACGTTCCAACAGGCAGAGAAGACGCTAGCGGCCCATATGGTGAACGGGTCCGACCCGGAGCCCAAGGCCGGCCGCCGCCATCAGACTGGGGAGGGGGCCGCAGGGCGTGgggagctccagcagctggaggccgaggCCAGGCTCTTCCACTGCTGCCAGAGCACCTCGGTGGAGACGGTGACGGAGCTGACGGAGTTCGCCAAGGCGGTGCCGGGGTTCCAGAGCCTGGACCTGAACGATCAG GTCACCCTGCTGAAGTATGGTGTTTATGAAGCCCTCTTCACCCTCCTGGCCTCGTGCATGAACAAAGACGGCCTCCTGGTTGCCCGCGGTGGAGGCTTCATCACCCGGGAGTTCCTCAAAAGCCTCCGCCGGCCGTTTAGCGACATGATGGAGCCCAAGTTCCAGTTTGCAATACGCTTTAACTCTCTGGAGCTGGACGACAGCGACCTGGCCCTGTTTGTGGCTGCGATTATCTGCTGCGGAG ATCGTCCAGGCCTGGTGGAGGTGCGcctggtggagcagctgcaggagagcatCGTCcaggcgctgcggctccacctGCTGGCCAACCACCCCGACGACGCCTTCCTCTTTCCCCGGCTCCTGCAGAAGCTGGCCGACCTCCGGGAGCTGGTCACCGAGCACGCCGAGCTGGTGCAGGACATCAAGACCACGGAGGACGCGTCGCTGCaccctctgctgcaggagattTACAGAGACATGTACTGA
- the cdpf1 gene encoding cysteine-rich DPF motif domain-containing protein 1 yields MAQAIGETPHNTFTCQLCGLSSPYTYYGQKPPNTRAIVLLEECFVTRDPFSPDRDKFLVLGSTCSLCNTCVCVGSDCSLFYTKRFCMQCVNKHLDQFPSQIQTELAKKNPSPRPAVS; encoded by the exons ATGGCGCAGGCTATCGGCGAAACGCCTCATAACACGTTTACGTGCCAGTTGTGTGGTTTAAGTAGCCCTTACACGTACTACGGACAGAAACCACCAAACACCAGGGCTATAGT GTTGTTGGAGGAGTGTTTTGTGACCAGGGATCCGTTTAGCCCAGACAGGGACAAGTTTCTCGTCCTGGGGTCCACCTGTAGCCTGTGCaacacgtgtgtttgtgttggatca GATTGCAGTCTTTTCTACACCAAGCGGTTCTGTATGCAGTGTGTAAACAAGCACTTGGACCAGTTCCCCAGTCAGATTCAGACTGAACTTGCCAAGAAGAACCCGAGCCCCAGGCCTGCCGTCTCATGA
- the cdkn1ba gene encoding cyclin-dependent kinase inhibitor 1Ba — protein MCNKMSDVRLSNASPTLERVDPRQPDNVRPPVRRNLFGRPDPEELRRNVAALIQDDVQAFIERYNFDPVEERPLSPHTFEWEEDGDAPEFFRRAPHGNQRPRREADLPGDDNGQDAAERSGTQPDRQRERNGSRKRGAGALGPCSSDGQNKRSHTDDEEDDDENQSKGAGSRAVNAAERPGLPEGSAEVR, from the exons ATGTGCAACAAAATGTCAGACGTTCGACTTTCTAATGCGAGCCCGACGTTGGAGAGGGTGGATCCGCGGCAGCCAGACAACGTCAGACCCCCGGTCCGCAGAAACCTCTTCGGCAGACCGGACCCAGAGGAGTTGCGGAGAAATGTGGCGGCTTTGATACAGGACGACGTGCAGGCTTTTATTGAGAGATATAACTTCGACCCGGTTGAAGAAAGACCGCTCTCTCCGCACACCTTCGAgtgggaggaggacggcgacgCGCCGGAGTTTTTTCGCAGAGCGCcccacgggaaccagcggcccCGGCGAGAGGCGGACCTGCCCGGCGATGACAACGGGCAGGATGCCGCGGAGAGGAGTGGAACGCAGCCGGATCGCCAGCGGGAGAGAAACGGCTCGAGGAAACGAGGCGCAGGAGCTTTAG GTCCCTGCTCCAGCGACGGTCAGAACAAAAGGTCGCACACCGACGacgaggaagatgatgatgaaaaccAGTCGAAAGGTGCAGGAAGTCGAGCGGTGAACGCGGCGGAGAGACCTGGTCTGCCAGAAGGGAGCGCGGAGGTCCGGTAA